A region from the Lysobacter antibioticus genome encodes:
- a CDS encoding tRNA-binding protein, with translation MSDTNSDEAGLIAWSDFEKVVLCAGTVTQVEEFPQARKPAWKLWVDFGPHGLRKTSAQIRDLYSAEELVGRQIVGVINFPPKQIGPFVSEFLLTGFPTDDGVVITTLERPVPNGTRLA, from the coding sequence ATGAGCGATACGAACAGCGACGAGGCGGGCCTGATCGCTTGGAGCGACTTCGAGAAAGTCGTGCTCTGCGCCGGCACCGTCACCCAGGTCGAGGAATTTCCGCAGGCGCGCAAGCCGGCCTGGAAGCTGTGGGTCGACTTCGGCCCGCACGGCCTGCGCAAGACCAGCGCGCAGATCCGCGATCTGTATTCGGCCGAGGAACTGGTCGGGCGGCAGATCGTCGGGGTGATCAATTTCCCGCCGAAGCAGATCGGGCCGTTCGTGTCCGAGTTCCTGCTGACCGGTTTTCCGACCGATGACGGCGTGGTCATCACCACCCTCGAGCGGCCGGTGCCTAACGGTACGCGCTTGGCTTGA
- a CDS encoding NAD(P)/FAD-dependent oxidoreductase, with protein MSIPAESYYRASLERQPSWSELEGKRQARVCVIGGGFAGLNTALGLAERDLGQVTLIEAQEIGHGASGRNGGFVFGGFSRGEDALLRELGPQRARALYAGTTDAVELIRSRIHRHGIACDATEAGVIWANWFRDPEVLRSRQALLAEHYGVDWQWWSRERLREQVRSERYHEALFEPQALHFHPLKYAHGLASLAENLGVAVHERTPALALERQGAAWRIKTERGEIEAEQIVLACGGYLAGLRREVDAGVMPIATYVMVTEPLGDRLDSALHTRAAVYDTRFAFDYYRPLPDTRLLWGGRISVLDRSPEAVKRLLYRDLLKVFPQLAGARVDYAWSGLMSYARHQMPQVGRIGEGLWLAQAFGGHGVAPTTFAGETVAAAIAHGDERWRELSDYGLVSAMKPAGLLAAQLSYLWAQFKDAYKERSERKPG; from the coding sequence ATGTCCATACCTGCCGAAAGCTATTACCGCGCCAGTCTCGAACGCCAGCCTTCGTGGTCCGAGCTCGAAGGAAAGCGCCAAGCGCGGGTGTGCGTGATCGGCGGCGGTTTCGCCGGGCTCAACACCGCCCTGGGCTTGGCCGAGCGCGACCTGGGCCAGGTGACCCTGATCGAAGCGCAGGAGATCGGTCACGGCGCCTCGGGCCGCAACGGCGGCTTCGTGTTCGGCGGCTTCTCGCGCGGCGAGGACGCGTTGCTGCGCGAGTTGGGGCCGCAACGCGCCCGCGCGCTGTACGCCGGCACCACCGACGCGGTCGAGCTGATCCGCTCGCGTATCCATCGCCACGGCATCGCCTGCGATGCCACCGAGGCCGGGGTGATCTGGGCCAACTGGTTTCGCGATCCCGAGGTCTTGCGCTCGCGCCAGGCCTTGTTGGCCGAGCATTACGGCGTCGACTGGCAATGGTGGTCGCGCGAACGCCTGCGCGAGCAGGTGCGCAGCGAGCGCTATCACGAGGCCCTGTTCGAACCGCAGGCTTTGCATTTTCATCCGCTCAAGTACGCGCACGGGCTGGCGAGCCTGGCCGAGAACCTGGGCGTCGCCGTGCACGAACGTACGCCGGCGCTCGCACTGGAACGCCAAGGGGCGGCTTGGCGGATCAAGACCGAACGCGGTGAGATCGAGGCCGAGCAAATCGTGTTGGCCTGCGGCGGATACCTGGCCGGTCTGCGCCGCGAGGTCGATGCCGGGGTGATGCCGATCGCGACCTATGTGATGGTGACCGAACCCCTCGGCGACCGGCTCGATAGCGCCTTGCATACACGTGCCGCGGTCTACGACACGCGTTTCGCCTTCGACTACTATCGGCCGCTGCCGGATACGCGCCTGCTCTGGGGTGGACGCATCTCGGTGCTGGATCGCTCGCCTGAAGCGGTGAAACGCTTGCTCTACCGCGACCTGCTCAAGGTGTTTCCGCAATTGGCCGGTGCCCGGGTCGACTACGCCTGGTCGGGCTTGATGAGCTATGCGCGTCATCAGATGCCTCAGGTCGGCCGTATCGGCGAGGGTCTGTGGCTGGCCCAGGCCTTTGGTGGACACGGCGTCGCGCCGACCACTTTCGCCGGCGAGACCGTCGCCGCCGCGATTGCCCACGGCGACGAGCGTTGGCGCGAGCTGTCCGATTACGGCCTGGTCTCGGCGATGAAACCCGCCGGCCTGTTGGCGGCGCAACTGAGCTACCTCTGGGCGCAATTCAAGGACGCCTACAAAGAACGCAGCGAAAGGAAACCAGGATGA